Genomic DNA from Theropithecus gelada isolate Dixy chromosome 1, Tgel_1.0, whole genome shotgun sequence:
AATAAGCAATTGCCTTTATCCCAGAATTTTCAGCGAAGGTACTGAGATTCCTTTTATTTTGACCAGCTTAGATCACAAGACCACCCTCGGCCAATTGCTGTGTCCAAAGGAATGCAGGGCACTCATTAGTTTCGGCATAGGTGTGTCCTTGACTCTTAGAACTGGGGAAGAACCCTACCCAAACTAAGAACATCAAGAGATGGGGAGTGCAGAGCAGGACTTGATTCAGGAAGAAGGGGAGATGGATGCTGCAAAAACAAGGAGCAGGCACACACAAGGAACACATCTCAAATACAacatggtttgtttgtttgtttatttatttatttatttgagacagtctcattgtgatgcccaggctggagtgcagtggtgcgatcttggctcactgcaacctccgcctactgggttcaagtgattctcctgcctcagcctcccaagtagctgggaatacaggcgtgagccaccgcacctggtccgtTTTTCTTGTAAggtataatttaattaattatccCATAAACCAATGAAATATGGGTGTGAAGAGATAGTTTTTATCTTTATGAAAGTCAAATTGAATTCTTTTCAAAGACTTGATGATTCAAATGTGCTGAAGATAATTGCAGTTGCTGCAGGTATAGCTGAGACAACTGTAAACGGCTGAGGCAGTGGCTCACCCTAAGGCGCTGGCCTTCATTTTGGAATGTCAGAGCCAAAAATGACCTCAGATGTGGTCTAATCCATTTCACTGAATTTATGAAGGAATAAACCATGATCTAGAGAAATTTTTGCCAATTAGTTAAAACTCATATAAATGGATAAGGAATCAGAAGTTTTCGGGAAACACATCACTTCTTCCCTGTGCTTCTTAGGAATAATTGCACATTGCACAAACCtgcccctctttctctctcctctaacCTGTCATCTTTAACCCTGGGTCAGTCTTCTTACCTTCTTTCTGGGCTCTCTTTCCCTGCTGCTTTATCAGAGGgtttagaaaattaaaactagtGTTAACACTAGCTTAAGCCAAACATGAAGACCTTGGCAACACGAGCCTCCTTTCTATTCCACAAACATCCCAGATCCTTCTCATCTTTGGAGGACCTCTGCCCTTCCTGTTCCTTCTCTTTAAATGCCTTCTccttcttttcaaatgtttgctCTTTCTAGTTCTTCATATCTCAGCACAAATGGCATGTCCTCAGAATAGTGCCCTCTCATAGTCCCCATGAATCTGTAACATAATTATAATCTGCCCTTCCTAGAATTTATTATACTCTGATAGTCCTTTGTTTATTTAGTCATTGTTCTCTCCTGCAACTAGAAGTTACACTCAGTGAAGGCAGGACCTTGTCTGTCTTGCTGGTTGTATTCTCAGGATCTATGACAGTGCCAACAGGGGTAGCAGTGAGTAAACAATGACAATAAGTGACATCTCTCCATCAGTCAACAATTTAGAGATGAATCTGGCTGTACTATTAGTCATGATTATGTGTACACCCAAgatgcatttttcttatttactatGCAGCTTCTATCAATCTAATTTATATTCCTCCCACTTTCCACCCTCCCATGCACAAATTCACCAACTCTCcagttcatgttttaaaaaagtgaCATTGTTTTATTACTATTGGCAGGTGGGGCCTGCATGAGGTGGTTGGtgtgctgggctcaggggatGTGTGGGCTATGGAGATGATGACAGAAAGGCTGGAAGGAAAGGGGATGCGTTTGAAGGCCAGGCCCAGGGGGTCCTCAGATCCGCTTCTGGGAAGGGACAGCCTTGAGGAAGGAGTCATGGCAAGCCATAGCTAGGCCACCAATCAGATTCAGAAATTCTGAGAAATCTAGCTGTCCATCACTGTTGGTATCCAGTCTCTTCATCATGCGGTCAAGGACACCGGGGTCCTTCTGGTTCTGcagagataataataattatacctTTATATTGCATCTTCTA
This window encodes:
- the S100A11 gene encoding protein S100-A11, producing MAKVSSPTETERCIESLIAVFQKYAGKDGYNYTLSKTEFLSFMNTELAAFTKNQKDPGVLDRMMKRLDTNSDGQLDFSEFLNLIGGLAMACHDSFLKAVPSQKRI